In Camelina sativa cultivar DH55 chromosome 16, Cs, whole genome shotgun sequence, a single window of DNA contains:
- the LOC104751068 gene encoding uncharacterized protein LOC104751068, producing the protein MEDCCDPVILATDASSRREILSAAAEKAIVSSSTAMNLVDLDSNCELSLDVYMEQSSPGLMESEQSSDPDPVALDCKLVIGFPLASPDLVNCGASPDLPRVCYEDSPEFAKKIRFSTELSLENGIDGSTTNTRGGRKSQVVKFSAVCQTFGFELSPESSFELPSPPGNFRESTTPVISINSGSTTTDVTLADETFLKDEFYSGGEPITTDAVVGDEDEIFLYQTARLGNFAYKFQLLEPGDYFIDLHFAEIEFTEGPPGVRVFDIFIQGAKVISGLDLFSQVGANTPFVIADLRMLVGREGELSIRLEGVTGTAILCGISIRKETTSTYVEDTRMLAVKGTTDTVLSRPIQENVDCRTEEETEGIRSCEQQKREMEDMKRMIEEFKKENQKKSRECEEALDSLREIQNELMRKSMHVGSLAFAVEGQVKEKSRWFSSLRDLTRKLKIMKLEQIKLLEEASSYKLLAQDINEFCYHIQSRIKQDAELHENLKAKFVAGEKERKELYNKILELKGNIRVFCRCRPLNFKEIEAGVSMGIDVESAKNGEVMVMSNGFPKKSFKFDSVFGPNASQADVFEDTAPFATSVIDGYNVCIFAYGQTGTGKTFTMEGTQHDRGVNYRTLENLFKITKERENRYNYEISVSVLEVYNEQIRDLLVPASQSASAPKRFEIRQVSEGNHHVPGLVEAPVKSLDEVWDVLKTGSNARAVGKTAANEHSSRSHCIHCVMVKGENLLNGECTKSKLWLVDLAGSERVAKTEVQGERLKETQSINKSLSALGDVIFALANKSSHIPFRNSKLTHLLQDSLGGDSKTLMFVQISPNENDQSETLCSLNFASRVRGIELGTAKKQLDNTELLKYKQMVEKWKQDMKGKDEQIRKMEETMYGLEAKIKERDTKNKTLQDKVKELESQLLVERKLARQHVDTKIAEQQTKQQTEDEKNISKRPPLANILLGSASKEMVNLTQPSLLECSSYDLAPLPNGGLKYNDLSEKENNPEMADQVHITNRTGRFSICLKRIPSDPAPRRSSLAPTTSTSKEMMNLTRPPLSESTTSYDLPPLPDGGIKYSDLIKKVNNPELAEQVQIPKRTRRSSMCVKRIPPAPGRKTLAPMPFIPTTLTSALSLLPPRALRRKTLAPMKCSPRQQPLRRGGGINVGMERVRLSIGSRGRLAHRVLLTNARKAGLKETLQKQERWI; encoded by the exons atggagGATTGTTGTGATCCAGTCATTCTCGCAACTGATGCTTCTTCGCGACGTGAAATCTTATCAGCAGCAGCTGAAAAGGCAATTGTATCGAGCTCAACGGCTATGAATTTGGTAGATCTGGATTCAAATTGCGAATTGAGTCTAG ATGTTTATATGGAACAATCAAGCCCCGGATTGATGGAATCGGAACAATCTAGTGATCCTGATCCCGTAGCTTTAGATT GCAAACTTGTGATAGGGTTTCCATTAGCATCTCCTGATCTAGTTAACTGTGGCGCTTCACCAGATTTACCGAGAGTGTGCTATGAAGATTCTCCAGAATTTGCTAAGAAGATCAGATTTTCAACTGAGCTTTCGCTAGAGAATGGAATCGATGGTTCCACTACTAATACAAGAGGTGGACGTAAAAGCCAAGTTGTGAAGTTCTCAGCAGTCTGTCAAACGTTTGGTTTTGAGTTGTCTCCTGAGTCTTCTTTTGAGTTACCTTCTCCACCTGGAAACTTTCGGGAGAGTACAACTCCTGTTATTAGTATTAACTCTGGTTCTACAACCACGGATGTCACTCTCGCTGATGAAACTTTCTTGAAGGATGAGTTTTATAGTGGAGGTGAACCTATCACGACTGATGCTGTtgttggtgatgaagatgagattTTCTTGTATCAAACAGCTCGGCTTGGTAATTTCGCTTACAAGTTTCAGTTGTTGGAACCTGGGGATTACTTTATTGACTTGCATTTTGCTGAAATTGAGTTCACTGAGGGTCCTCCGGGAGTTagagtttttgatatatttattcaaGGAGCAAAG GTCATATCCGGTCTTGATTTGTTTTCGCAAGTAGGAGCAAACACACCTTTTGTGATTGCTGATCTAAGAATGCTCGTTGGTCGGGAAGGGGAGTTGTCTATACGATTAGAAGGAGTGACAGGAACTGCAATTCTATGTGGCATTTCTATAAGAAAAGAGACAACTTCtactt atgTTGAAGATACTAGAATGCTAGCGGTTAAAGGAACAACTGACACTGTTTTGTCTCGGCCAATTCAA GAAAATGTTGACTGCAGGACAGAAGAAGAGACCGAAGGGATAAGAAGTTGTGAGCAGcagaagagagagatggaggaTATGAAGAGAATGATTGAGGAATTTAAAAAggagaaccaaaaaaagagtAGAGAATGTGAAGAAGCATTGGATTCTCTCCGTGAGATTCAAAATGAACTAATGCGCaagtcgatgcatgttggttcTTTGG CGTTTGCTGTTGAGGGACAAGTCAAGGAGAAGAGCAGATGGTTCTCTTCATTAAGAGATTTGACAAGAAAATTGAAG ATCATGAAACTGGAGCAAATTAAGCTGTTGGAGGAGGCATCCTCATATAAATTGCTAGCCCAAGATATCAACGAGTTCTGCTATCACATACAGTCCAGAA TAAAGCAGGACGCAGAACTGCATGAAAATCTCAAAGCCAAATTTGTAGCtggagaaaaagagaggaaagaacTATACAACAAGATACTAGAGCTAAAAG GTAACATCAGGGTCTTTTGCAGATGTCGACCTCTAAACTTTAAAGAAATTGAAGCAGGTGTATCAATGGGAATTGATGTTGAGTCTGCCAAAAATGGGGAGGTCATGGTCATGTCAAATGGGTTTCCCAAAAAAAGTTTCAAGTTCGATTCTGTTTTTGGTCCAAACGCTTCCCAAG CTGATGTTTTTGAAGATACTGCTCCCTTTGCTACGTCGGTTATTGATGGATACAACGTTTGCATTTTTGCCTATGGCCAGACTGGTACTGGGAAAACTTTTACCATGGAGGGAACTCAACATGATCGTGGTGTAAATTATAGAACATTGGAGAATCTgtttaaaatcacaaaagaaCGGGAAAACCGCTACAATTATGAGATCTCGGTCAGTGTCTTGGAAGTTTACAACGAGCAGATAAGAGATTTATTAGTTCCAGCTTCACAAAGTGCATCTGCGCCTAAAAG ATTTGAAATAAGGCAAGTGAGTGAAGGAAACCACCACGTACCAGGATTGGTTGAAGCACCTGTAAAAAGCTTAGATGAGGTCTGGGATGTGTTGAAAACAGGAAGTAATGCAAGGGCTGTTGGGAAAACGGCGGCTAATGAGCACAGCAGCCGATCTCACTG CATTCACTGTGTGATGGTAAAAGGGGAGAACTTGTTGAATGGAGAATGCACAAAGAGCAAACTGTGGTTAGTTGATTTAGCAGGAAGCGAACGGGTTGCAAAGACAGAAGTGCAAGGAGAACGGCTCAAGGAGACTCAAAGCATCAACAAATCATTATCTGCTCTGGGGGATGTCATATTTGCTCTCGCTAACAAAAGCTCTCACATTCCTTTCAG AAATTCAAAACTCACACACTTGCTTCAGGATTCTCTAG GAGGAGATTCAAAGACCCTCATGTTTGTTCAAATCAGTCCTAACGAGAATGACCAAAGTGAGACACTATGCTCACTCAATTTTGCTAGCAGAGTGAGAGGGATAGAGTTGGGAACTGCCAAGAAGCAGCTAGACAATACCGAACTCTTGAAATACAAGCAAATG GTTGAGAAATGGAAGCAAGATATGAAAGGAAAAGATGAACAGATTAGGAAAATGGAGGAAACAATGTACGGTTTAGAAGCAAAGATTAAGGAACGAGACACTAAGAACAAAACCCTTCAGGACAAG GTTAAAGAACTTGAATCGCAACTGCTGGTAGAGAGGAAGCTTGCACGTCAACATGTAGACACAAAGATTGCTGAACAGCAGACAAAACAGCAGACTGAAGATGAAAAGAATATATCAAAGAGGCCGCCGCTGGCAAACATACTGTTGGGATCAGCTTCAAAAGAAATGGTAAATCTAACACAACCATCACTCTTGGAGTGTTCCAGCTATGATCTAGCTCCTTTACCTAATGGTGGCCTCAAGTACAATGACCTCTCTGAGAAGGAGAACAATCCAGAAATGGCTGATCAAGTGCATATAACTAATAGAACAGGAAGATTCTCTATCTGTTTAAAACGTATTCCATCAGATCCAGCTCCAAGAAGAAGTTCTCTTGCCCCAACCACATCGACTTCGAAAGAAATGATGAATCTAACCCGACCACCACTCTCAGAGAGCACCACCAGCTATGATCTACCTCCTTTACCCGATGGTGGCATCAAGTACAGTGACCTCATTAAGAAGGTGAACAATCCAGAATTGGCTGAGCAGGTGCAAATACCTAAGAGAACAAGAAGATCCTCTATGTGCGTAAAACGTATTCCACCAGCTCCAGGACGGAAGACTCTTGCTCCAATGCCTTTCATTCCAACCACATTAACATCAGCTTTGTCATTATTGCCACCACGAGCTCTAAGACGGAAGACTCTTGCTCCAATGAAATGTTCCCCGAGGCAGCAACCGTTGAGAAGAGGTGGTGGCATTAATGTCGGGATGGAGAGAGTTAGGCTGTCTATAGGAAGCAGAGGAAGGTTAGCTCACAGAGTGTTGCTTACCAATGCCCGTAAGGCAGGTCTGAAGGAGACACTGCAGAAACAAGAGCGATGGATCTAA
- the LOC104751069 gene encoding thionin-2.1-like yields MKGKTMIFSLLIMSLLMAQIQVEARICCPSNKARNAYVLCRLYRSRQYCISVAGCQESDTCPPGWEDSGDVVNEYCKLGCETSVCGAMNTLKNSDASEIVKGALEQCAKACSTFCTKSPKATLVTA; encoded by the exons ATGAAAGGAAAAACTATGATTTTCAGTTTACTCATAATGAGTCTGCTCATGGCACAAATTCAAGTAGAAGCAAGGATCTGCTGCCCGTCCAACAAAGCTAGAAATGCTTATGTGCTATGCCGTTTATATCGCTCCAGGCAATATTGTATTTCAGTGGCTGGATGTCAAGAATCTGATACATGCCCTCCTGGCTGGGAAGACTCAG GTGATGTTGTTAATGAGTACTGCAAGTTAGGGTGTGAAACTTCTGTTTGTGGTGCCATGAACACTCTCAAAAACTCTG ATGCAAGTGAGATTGTGAAAGGAGCGCTTGAACAATGTGCTAAGGCATGTTCTACTTTCTGCACCAAGAGCCCTAAAGCCACACTTGTAACAGCCTAG